A region of the Leptospiraceae bacterium genome:
ATTTTTCGTTCATCTCAGAAATTAACTTTTTCGCCTGCTTATTCAGGATTTCAAGGTCGATATTTGCATCCTTTACCGCTTGAACTCCATTCAGAGCAACCTGGTTAATTTCTTCGCTGAGTTTATGAGTAAATCGTTTAATCTGACTCAGGCGATAATTCGATCTGTCCAAACGACGCAAAAAAATGATGACAAGTACACTGGCTATGAAAGGTATGATTAATTCTATTCCCATGTTCGATTCTTTAATTAAAATTATGTCCCATTAGAATTATAGAGTCTTATTAGCGGCTGAAAAAAATACAAGAATTTTTTTTTAAAATATGAATTTAATTACTCCCTACAGCCATTTTTCTAAAATTTATGATAGTGTAATGAGCCATATCGACTTTCAAAGCTGGGCAAATTTCATTTTAGAAGCCAGTTATGGAGACAGACCTCATGACCTGAACTCTATTCTGGATCTGGGCTGTGGAACCGGAATCCTGCTTTCTCACTTTCCTAAAAATCTTTCTCTAAAAGTTGGTTTGGATATATCTTCAGAAATGCTTAAGATTGCCCGGAAAAATCTTCCTGATGCAACATTTTTCAGGGGAAACCTGATTAATTTTCAGTTTCCTGACCAATTCGATCTAATAACTTCTACCCATGACAGCTTAAATTACATTCCCAGCGAGGAAGAACTGGAGCAACATTTCTTTTCTGTCTTTCAAAACCTGAAACCGGGAGGATACTATTTTTTTGACCTGAGTAGTGAATATAATCTCATAAAAAATTTTCATGGCAATACCTTCCGGGAAACACATGGAAAAACGGAACTCATCTGGGAAAACCTGTATGACCCCAAAAAAAAAGAGATTCTTTCCAGCCTCCTCTTCCGCAAAAAAAACAAGAAAGGGGATATAATTGAAAGTCTCGAACACCATACCCAGAAATACTATTCCCCCGAACTCATCCAGACCCTTTGTCAGAGATCCGGTCTTTCCATACTGAAAACCGGATATGACTACAAGAAATGGAATAAAAGCTGGAAATGTTCCTTAATTAATTTCCTGTGTATAAAGAAAAGCTTTCCAACAAAAATGGGGATAAGAAAAGATAAACACTTCCTTCAATAATTTTTCACATTTTTATTTGTAATTTTATCAAGGAGAAAAAATCATGATATTTATTAAGATCTCAGTTTTCAGGATTTTCATGAAGCCAAAAATATTCATTTCTATTCTCATTTTTCTTGTCTCCTGTTCCACCCAGGTTCAGAATTCCAAACCCACCAAAACCGGTTGTGTTTCCGGGGATTGCCAGAATGGTTCCGGATCCATGATATTTCCTACAGGTGAAAAATACGTGGGAGATTTCAAAGAGGGCAACTTTCACGGAAAAGGTAATCTTGTTTTTCCGGAAGGAGAACGCTACGAAGGAGATTTTATCGAAAATAATTTCCATGGAAAAGGTCTATTAATCCTGCAAGATGGAGAAAAATACCGGGGGGATTTTCGATTTAATAAATTTAATGGAAGGGGAAAGCTCTTTCTACCCTCCGGAGAGGTTTATGAGGGAGAATTCAAAAATAATAACTTCGAAGGCAGTGGCAAATTAACCTTCCCCAATGGAGATATCTACGAAGGAGAATTTCAAGAAAATAAATTCCATGGTCTCGGCACCTATACCTATAAAAATGGAGATGTTTATAACGGACATTTTAAAAATGATAAGCGAGATGGTCAGGGCACTATGACCTTCAAATCCGGTGATAAATACATCGGAAGTTTCCAACAAAACCAATTCCATGGAAAGGGAATTTATATTAAAAATAATGGATTCACTTACAATGGAGATTTTAAAGAGGATCTGTACGATGGAGAAGGTTCTATTGTTTTTAAAGATGGGAAAAAATACCAGGGTTCTTTCCGAAAAGGGCTTTTTCATGGACAGGGAACCCTTATTGATACAGATGGCTCCAAATATGTTGGAACTTTCAAAGAAGGAGAAACAGCAAAAGGAAAATGGACTTTCTTTGAGGGTAATAAAGCCATAAACGTAGAGGTAGATGATATACAGGCTAACTAGAGACAAAAGCATCGGGAGGAAAAAACTTACCTCCCTTATCTTTCTTTTCTTCCTTTTTCCTATATCCCTTTTTTCTGAAGAAATCCCCTCCTTTGATAGTATTCGTAAAAGTTATCTGAATAGTGATTTAAGTTTATATGATTATAACGGTTTCAAACTCCATACAATTCGCATCAACCCCCAAAAAAGACAGTTAAACTGGATACCTGTAGAAAAAATTCCTTCTCACCTTACTGCAATACTCATTCTGGCGGAAGATAAACGCTTTCATGAGCATGAAGGTGTCGATTATATTGCCCTGCTTTCCGCTTTTAAAGATATGCTACTCTTACGAAACAAACGTGGAGCCAGTACCATCACCATGCAATTGGTTTCTTTTTTATTTCCTTCTCTTATTTCCGGTTCATCGGGAAGAAGCATCTCTCAGAAGCTGAAACAAATAAGTCTTGCGAAAGC
Encoded here:
- a CDS encoding methyltransferase domain-containing protein gives rise to the protein MNLITPYSHFSKIYDSVMSHIDFQSWANFILEASYGDRPHDLNSILDLGCGTGILLSHFPKNLSLKVGLDISSEMLKIARKNLPDATFFRGNLINFQFPDQFDLITSTHDSLNYIPSEEELEQHFFSVFQNLKPGGYYFFDLSSEYNLIKNFHGNTFRETHGKTELIWENLYDPKKKEILSSLLFRKKNKKGDIIESLEHHTQKYYSPELIQTLCQRSGLSILKTGYDYKKWNKSWKCSLINFLCIKKSFPTKMGIRKDKHFLQ
- a CDS encoding MORN motif-containing protein codes for the protein MIFIKISVFRIFMKPKIFISILIFLVSCSTQVQNSKPTKTGCVSGDCQNGSGSMIFPTGEKYVGDFKEGNFHGKGNLVFPEGERYEGDFIENNFHGKGLLILQDGEKYRGDFRFNKFNGRGKLFLPSGEVYEGEFKNNNFEGSGKLTFPNGDIYEGEFQENKFHGLGTYTYKNGDVYNGHFKNDKRDGQGTMTFKSGDKYIGSFQQNQFHGKGIYIKNNGFTYNGDFKEDLYDGEGSIVFKDGKKYQGSFRKGLFHGQGTLIDTDGSKYVGTFKEGETAKGKWTFFEGNKAINVEVDDIQAN